In the Quercus lobata isolate SW786 chromosome 5, ValleyOak3.0 Primary Assembly, whole genome shotgun sequence genome, one interval contains:
- the LOC115992238 gene encoding berberine bridge enzyme-like 14, with the protein MKTSTIALLLSLSSILFFPVSWATSNSVQDNFIKCLDKVSLSQPISAEIYTPNNSSFGTVLQSYKRNRRFDTPTTPKPAVIVTATHESHVQATVVCAKKVGIELRIRSGGHDYEGVSYVSQVPFVILEMSNLRSIEIDIKNETAWFQAGAILGEIYYEIAKKSKYHAFAAGVCPGLGAGGHISGGGYGNLLRKYGVATDHVVDAQIVDAKGRILDRKSMGEDLFWALRGGGASSFGVILSWKVKLVRVPATVTVFKVNRTLGQGATDIVAQWTQVVDKLPKEVFMRVWVKTVNGSHQGEKTIQALFVGMFLGGAQELVVLMNERLPKFGFQQSDAIEMSWIESVVFWADKPLGTPIEVLLERATKPAIFLKRKSDYVKEPISNAGLEAIWKTMIELEDVAMLWNPYGGVMNEISENKTAFPHRAGNIFKIQYATNWMVEGIEATNLYLNKTRKLFEAMTPYVSKNPREAFLNYRDLDIGTSSNGNYEEAKVYGIKYFKGNFDRLVRVKTNVDPDNFFRNEQSIPTLPSRKL; encoded by the coding sequence ATGAAGACTTCAACAATCGCATTACTACTGTCACTATCTTCAATTCTTTTCTTCCCAGTTTCATGGGCTACTTCAAATTCAGTTCAAGATAACTTCATAAAGTGCCTTGACAAAGTATCACTTTCTCAACCAATTTCCGCTGAGATTTACACACCAAACAATTCCTCATTTGGAACTGTTTTGCAATCATACAAAAGGAACCGAAGATTCGACACGCCTACAACACCTAAACCGGCTGTCATTGTGACTGCAACACACGAATCCCATGTGCAAGCAACTGTTGTTTGTGCTAAAAAGGTTGGGATCGAGCTTCGAATCCGAAGTGGGGGTCACGATTACGAAGGTGTTTCTTATGTATCACAAGTCCCTTTCGTGATACTTGAGATGTCTAATCTTCGATCTATTGAGATTGACATAAAGAATGAAACTGCATGGTTTCAAGCTGGGGCTATTCTCGGTGAAATATATTatgaaatagcaaaaaaaagcAAGTACCACGCTTTTGCTGCTGGTGTTTGCCCTGGTTTAGGTGCTGGTGGCCATATTAGTGGAGGTGGCTATGGAAACTTGTTGCGAAAATATGGGGTCGCAACTGACCATGTTGTTGATGCACAAATAGTTGATGCAAAGGGTAGAATTCTCGATAGAAAGTCAATGGGAGAAGATCTCTTCTGGGCTCTCAGAGGAGGAGGTGCTTCCAGTTTTGGTGTCATTCTCTCATGGAAAGTCAAGTTGGTTCGAGTCCCAGCCACCGTGACTGTTTTTAAAGTGAATAGGACATTGGGACAAGGTGCAACTGACATTGTGGCACAATGGACCCAAGTTGTGGATAAGTTACCAAAGGAAGTGTTCATGAGAGTGTGGGTTAAAACCGTGAATGGAAGTCACCAGGGTGAGAAGACTATCCAGGCACTATTCGTCGGTATGTTTCTTGGTGGAGCCCAAGAACTTGTGGTATTGATGAACGAGAGGTTACCTAAATTTGGTTTCCAACAAAGTGATGCTATTGAAATGAGTTGGATTGAGTCGGTTGTGTTTTGGGCAGACAAGCCACTTGGAACTCCGATTGAGGTTCTACTTGAAAGGGCAACTAAGCCAGCAATATTTTTGAAGCGTAAATCTGACTACGTGAAAGAACCAATTTCGAATGCCGGATTAGAAGCTATATGGAAGACCATGATTGAACTTGAGGATGTGGCAATGTTATGGAATCCTTACGGAGGAGTAATGAATGAGATTTCTGAGAATAAAACTGCATTCCCACATCGAGCAGGTAACATTTTTAAGATTCAGTATGCAACGAATTGGATGGTTGAAGGGATTGAAGCTACCAACCTCTACTTGAATAAAACAAGGAAACTTTTTGAAGCAATGACTCCTTATGTCTCCAAGAATCCAAGGGAGGCTTTTCTTAACTATCGTGATCTTGATATTGGTACAAGTTCAAATGGTAACTACGAAGAAGCCAAGGTTTATGGAATCAAGTATTTTAAGGGTAACTTTGACAGGTTGGTTCGTGTGAAGACAAATGTTGATCCCGACAATTTTTTCAGAAATGAGCAAAGCATCCCAACTCTTCCATCTCGAAAGCTGTAG